A genomic segment from Luteolibacter ambystomatis encodes:
- a CDS encoding PVC-type heme-binding CxxCH protein yields MKSLALSLALCALAGQASGAALPSPAKDTHIVLIGGGLAERSQYDGYFETLLHLRYPDRQLVVRNMGFPGDTPGFRPRAGRKTQWAFPGAENFHPEYKAHRGDGIEPSPDEWLTLCKADTILAFFGYNESFDGPDGVVNYAAELDAFISHTLSQKYNGSSAPQLVLVSPIAFEDLSATKDLPNGKAENANLALYTEAMRKVAEKRKVGFVDLFTPTRNPQLKPGTTLTTNGFLPTDDGDRFLAPILAEALYGPAGIPSKAKPEALRQAVVDKGWFWRNDYRIVNGVHVYGRRRAPYGVVNYPQEIEKIRQMTTNRDKAVWEMALGRTYDLKTADANTRKLDPVATNFPGKIVYKTGNDALSSFKMAPGFKIELFASEERFPNLSKPMQMSFDNKGRLWIATMPSYPGYRPGDALPDDKLLIYEDTNGDGKADKETVFADHLHLPIGFEFAPEGVYVAQEPNLMLLRDTDGDGKADKRELVLEGFDSHDSHHSINAFSADASGSVYMPEGTFLHTNVETAYGPERGLYAGVWRFNPRNQRLDRYSQVDFANPWGIAFDKWDQCFIADASPGQNWWGLPLSPKVPYSVQTGKTAEFAPKRSRPTSGAEFISSRHFPDELQGSYMVNNVIGFLGTTVWDIKEDGSGFSGKQRMDLISSNDPNFRPCDMEFAPDGSLYVLDWHNALIGHMQHSARDPNRDHDHGRIYRVTYPSRPLVKPVPVAGASVTQLLKDLEEPEYRTRYRARRELRGHKPEEVLPEVTKWVASLDKNSPEYDHRLCEALWTTWGFEKIDHDLLVRCLEAKSPQARAAAVDVIRFSFRYLPDHTALLMKAAVDPHPRVRLAAMVAASWLNNEDGAKIASEALERPLDSWMTKAYQACLITLKEDFESLAKNGKLDLASKPKTKDFLAGKLKLEAGPAEIAEPEPKLPPAELALYRLGKEVYQRDVHCSTCHQPNGMGDTTYPPLAKSEYVTGDETRLIKIVLKGVWGPITVHGKTYDPKNGVPPMTPFEALLKDDELAGVLTYVRNSFGNSAPAVKPETVAKVRAETKDKVGFYTVEELLKQHPF; encoded by the coding sequence GGCGCGGCCCTGCCATCTCCGGCCAAGGACACGCACATCGTCCTCATCGGTGGCGGTCTCGCCGAGCGTTCCCAGTACGACGGCTACTTCGAAACGCTGCTGCATCTCCGCTATCCGGACCGCCAGCTCGTCGTGCGCAACATGGGCTTCCCGGGGGACACGCCGGGCTTCCGTCCGCGTGCGGGCCGGAAAACACAGTGGGCCTTCCCGGGTGCGGAGAACTTCCATCCCGAATACAAGGCCCACCGTGGCGATGGCATCGAGCCTTCCCCGGATGAATGGCTGACACTGTGCAAGGCGGACACCATCCTCGCGTTCTTCGGCTACAACGAGTCGTTCGACGGCCCGGATGGCGTGGTGAACTATGCCGCCGAGCTGGACGCCTTCATCAGTCACACGCTGTCCCAGAAATACAACGGCAGCTCCGCCCCCCAGCTCGTGCTGGTCTCTCCGATCGCCTTCGAGGACCTCTCCGCCACCAAGGACCTGCCGAACGGCAAGGCGGAGAATGCCAATCTCGCCCTCTACACCGAAGCGATGCGCAAGGTGGCGGAGAAGCGCAAGGTGGGCTTTGTCGATCTCTTCACCCCCACCCGCAATCCCCAGCTCAAGCCGGGCACCACGCTGACGACGAACGGATTCCTCCCCACCGATGACGGAGACCGCTTTCTCGCCCCGATCCTCGCGGAAGCCCTCTATGGTCCCGCGGGCATTCCTTCGAAGGCCAAGCCTGAAGCCCTGCGACAGGCCGTCGTGGACAAGGGATGGTTCTGGCGGAACGACTACCGCATCGTGAACGGCGTACACGTGTATGGCCGCCGCCGCGCACCGTACGGCGTGGTGAACTACCCTCAGGAAATCGAAAAGATCCGGCAGATGACCACCAACCGCGACAAGGCGGTGTGGGAAATGGCCCTGGGCAGGACCTACGACCTGAAAACCGCGGACGCCAACACCCGCAAGCTCGACCCGGTCGCGACGAACTTCCCCGGCAAGATCGTTTACAAGACCGGCAACGACGCCCTCTCCTCCTTCAAGATGGCACCGGGATTCAAGATCGAGCTCTTCGCCTCCGAAGAGCGCTTCCCGAATCTCAGCAAGCCGATGCAGATGAGCTTCGACAACAAGGGCCGGCTGTGGATCGCCACCATGCCGTCCTACCCCGGCTATCGTCCGGGCGATGCGCTGCCGGATGACAAGCTGCTGATCTACGAGGACACCAATGGCGACGGCAAGGCCGACAAGGAGACCGTCTTCGCCGATCATCTGCATCTGCCGATCGGTTTCGAGTTCGCCCCGGAAGGCGTCTATGTGGCACAGGAGCCGAACCTGATGCTGCTGCGCGACACCGATGGCGATGGCAAGGCCGACAAGCGCGAGCTGGTGCTGGAAGGATTCGACTCCCACGACTCGCACCACTCGATCAACGCCTTCTCCGCGGATGCTTCCGGTTCGGTTTACATGCCGGAGGGCACCTTCCTGCACACCAACGTGGAAACCGCCTATGGTCCGGAACGCGGCCTCTATGCCGGCGTGTGGCGCTTCAATCCGCGCAACCAGCGGCTCGACCGCTACAGCCAGGTGGACTTCGCCAATCCCTGGGGCATTGCCTTCGACAAGTGGGACCAGTGCTTCATCGCGGATGCCTCGCCGGGCCAGAACTGGTGGGGCCTGCCGCTCTCGCCGAAGGTCCCCTACAGCGTGCAGACCGGCAAGACCGCCGAATTCGCGCCGAAGCGCTCGCGGCCGACCTCCGGAGCGGAGTTCATCTCGTCCCGCCATTTCCCGGATGAACTGCAGGGCAGCTACATGGTGAACAATGTCATCGGCTTCCTCGGCACCACCGTGTGGGACATCAAGGAGGATGGCTCCGGCTTCTCAGGCAAGCAGCGCATGGACCTGATCTCCTCCAATGATCCGAACTTCCGCCCCTGTGACATGGAGTTCGCGCCGGACGGCTCGCTCTACGTGCTCGACTGGCACAACGCGCTCATCGGCCACATGCAGCACTCGGCGCGCGATCCCAACCGCGACCACGACCACGGCCGCATCTATCGCGTGACCTATCCCTCCCGCCCGCTGGTGAAGCCGGTGCCCGTCGCCGGCGCGAGCGTGACCCAGCTTCTCAAGGATCTGGAGGAGCCGGAGTACCGCACCCGCTACCGCGCCCGCCGCGAACTGCGCGGCCACAAGCCGGAGGAAGTGCTGCCGGAAGTCACCAAGTGGGTGGCATCCCTCGACAAGAACTCGCCGGAGTACGACCACCGGCTCTGCGAAGCCCTGTGGACGACCTGGGGCTTTGAGAAGATCGACCACGATCTGCTGGTGCGCTGCCTGGAGGCGAAGTCGCCGCAAGCCCGTGCCGCCGCGGTGGACGTGATCCGCTTTTCATTCCGCTACCTGCCCGATCACACCGCTCTGTTGATGAAGGCCGCGGTGGATCCTCATCCGCGCGTGCGTCTCGCCGCCATGGTCGCCGCCTCGTGGCTGAACAACGAGGATGGAGCAAAGATTGCTTCTGAAGCGCTCGAGCGGCCACTCGATTCCTGGATGACCAAGGCCTACCAAGCGTGCCTGATCACATTGAAGGAGGATTTCGAATCCCTGGCCAAGAACGGCAAGCTGGATCTCGCCTCAAAGCCGAAGACCAAGGACTTCCTGGCCGGAAAATTGAAACTCGAAGCCGGACCGGCCGAAATTGCCGAGCCCGAACCGAAGCTGCCGCCCGCCGAACTGGCGCTCTACCGTCTGGGCAAGGAGGTCTATCAGCGCGATGTCCACTGCTCCACCTGCCACCAGCCGAACGGCATGGGCGACACGACCTATCCGCCGCTCGCCAAGAGCGAGTATGTGACCGGCGATGAAACGCGCCTGATCAAGATCGTGCTCAAAGGCGTGTGGGGGCCCATCACCGTCCATGGCAAGACCTATGACCCGAAGAACGGCGTGCCGCCGATGACCCCCTTCGAGGCCCTGCTCAAGGATGATGAACTGGCCGGCGTGCTCACCTATGTCCGCAACAGCTTCGGCAACTCCGCTCCCGCGGTGAAGCCGGAGACCGTGGCCAAGGTCCGTGCTGAAACCAAGGACAAGGTCGGCTTCTACACGGTGGAGGAACTGCTCAAGCAGCATCCGTTCTAA
- a CDS encoding GNAT family N-acetyltransferase yields the protein MPGPHLPLELVLRDGTPVRVRPLDGGDRDYVAEAYRRLSPEARYHRFWTVTGEIGGKMLDRLLNEDPGNHEIWCVYDPSRTFTPLGAASWWRSKTEPEEAEFSVTVLDDEQNRGIATLLLAILWLTSFRNGITSLVGNVMPENLTACAWMRRTGASGHWDGYMNTFRWQLEDLDAIPPTRAGMELAEWLAKLAPGLLAGGS from the coding sequence ATGCCCGGGCCGCATCTTCCTCTGGAACTCGTCCTACGGGATGGCACCCCGGTGCGGGTGCGTCCCTTGGACGGTGGTGACCGCGATTACGTGGCCGAGGCCTACCGCCGCCTCTCGCCGGAAGCCCGCTATCACCGCTTCTGGACGGTTACCGGCGAGATCGGGGGAAAGATGCTCGACCGGCTTCTCAACGAGGATCCGGGCAATCACGAGATCTGGTGCGTGTACGATCCTTCCCGTACTTTCACGCCGCTTGGTGCGGCGAGCTGGTGGCGGAGCAAAACGGAGCCGGAAGAGGCCGAGTTTTCCGTGACCGTGCTGGATGACGAGCAGAACCGCGGCATTGCCACGCTGTTGCTCGCGATCCTCTGGCTGACGTCCTTCAGGAATGGCATCACCAGCCTCGTGGGCAATGTCATGCCGGAGAATCTGACCGCTTGTGCATGGATGCGGCGCACCGGAGCCTCCGGACACTGGGATGGCTACATGAACACCTTCCGCTGGCAGCTGGAGGATCTCGATGCCATCCCGCCCACGCGCGCGGGCATGGAGCTGGCGGAATGGCTGGCCAAGCTGGCTCCGGGTTTGCTGGCTGGGGGGAGCTAG